A single Hippocampus zosterae strain Florida chromosome 19, ASM2543408v3, whole genome shotgun sequence DNA region contains:
- the knl1 gene encoding uncharacterized protein knl1 isoform X4: MELLDSGKNDENSGYFSRRRISSILKDPWKSTRFSDPEQQENEVECAKPVGKRNSRRVSFAPANDVLLYSKDAKHASPVRGPFQELMSTAIPAQNGVQGSVGEEGIVQQIMGMEPLITAPLHAYDVKGNANFELGEGFGEKTVMYNEDDDFMEMTQSHTINIVDTDDYHVDGAQKNRPTLLSCGKKSTMSSANGKSMDMSLSHNTSIARELEMPCAGQITDFSVMSSVLSSDPSFNNLLRSKSHGSNVRQHETIFETKMSLIKTQKVDVDKENQAPILVHSETGKSPHNGKNIGLSHDDDGKMNVTVTHTNHVAGLNDDPDDPFQCLFPQQEMYSQCDTASQARHTRITMGSSNPKAAAFGNRLEKENAGEATLQIADKNSLKYHSFHALQEQRDNSKEKSTEKATGFIADDTCLDMAQSCTAKITGALPPPPAPNFNHFLCEGKTALLAPSMEKKHRATIGHPLSSRISLDPKFEKFLANIFKTDGPRVNPGHARMTRVNPLVRANEQPFNGDPMHSKEDLSMNMTEFQRDIVTRIDKPLQCLLPTQLIHPKGQQATFHQLFSDEQRSSYNTGKGIGTSDNSNLDVTQSGSVNTPRIFTMQSRKILDSLPSSDERTVRFTANDAAMDMTQSLTVNIDLPFEPSAHKSVPFINAGGENTIRFSANDAAMDMTQSLTAMIDTPFEGGAPKSVPFVHAGGENTIRFSENDAAMDMTQNLTTVIDTQSEAGAHKEVHSVPIGGEKTIRFSANDAAMDMTQSLTAMIDTPLDPEAHKNHSVATGGEKNISFSASDAAMDVTQRKRSLSVLSFNPGQNTFCNTGFPWPHRVVTKVDPPAEPSFGKAVDTNCFMPAQLKTLYVDDKCKVPGVTTLHDSLLSTQKNADGTLPGVDVSINPTDVQTDSSTQRPYADVGGTQAMTSQQTFRKLGRDVEESPDAVNSEETQSRKEAESMNETSSLSQKLNSPGAGDDGRDSSQSARFRIADLQLKVRRLSQMVSATSETNLEAGTDKNTKEEHKESEFVPDVQPGLRDTEDEDTRYGLQGYTAVGTPFKLKTPELMSRLSTRGFKPKLPQRSRADEPKKAADSASGISQEKSAGRTATDVTSTLNKWNDDDVSDIHDEELGSCEDFSDTLDNKISENAIPFEDFNVDETSPDNVFQENSPNGAQGIKRRLPSDENQTGAEKKMKASSVMLPEAVATEIPAHVPEYDRVNTTTVPSSNQTMDSSNSSRSDATFNSTFKHSMLESHLEDRDVQKLNDGSITAREFFKLFNIDFVIHKPRQSVLPSRVGRGTGCSAIDVLKNRHINHPKLIVYEADFEIVSQKMEGLNCRILDLNKPLKVINQDLWADVKKSSEKEIRSLGVKLKERNNFFRKMSKVRAHEMKSVLYSSLVQTLADEQQKFKSAVESNEMIQILDDCIGDLEAELAAVEEKGTENMPSLKSLQEEIKKVNEALDDKNRQLHELEVQKKQAPGKLRSLKAETRNLESFIGTLHTLTEWRFREKTENYTVYTFLNDTLHLQLVHAGNGTEKEPECKTAQVNFQFLLHDENSENHACLVHKLLSQHIKGETAWVERYPTSSYIPKLLHDVSSVVSTCRLLGEELRMLKMWGGLRLNIVDICCEDTRVNLVFSSLRKRCKFEVTLSVTLANHLYVLQVHGFNNVIGDTTAKQIERIVESFTPAKKLLTKIVKKIHCDVLV, from the exons ATGGAGCTCCTGGACTCTGGCAAGAATGA TGAAAACAGCGGATACTTCTCCAGGAGACGCATTTCTTCT ATCCTTAAAGACCCATGGAAATCAACAAGATTCTCAGATCCAGAGCAACAGGAAAATGAG GTTGAGTGTGCCAAACCGGTAGGAAAAAGAAATTCCAGAAGGGTTAGCTTTGCACCAGCCAATGATGTCCTTCTTTATTCCAa GGATGCGAAACATGCCTCCCCTGTTCGCGGTCCATTCCAAGAGTTAATGTCTACAG CGATACCAGCACAAAATGG TGTCCAGGGGTCCGTTGGTGAAGAGGGGATCGTTCAACAAATAATGG GAATGGAACCGCTGATAACCGCACCTCTTCATGCCTATGATGTAAAAGGAAAT GCCAACTTTGAACTTGGGGAAGGCTTTGGAGAGAAAACCGTGATGTATAATGAGGATGATGACTTCATGGAAATGACCCAGAGTCACACTATCAACATCGTTGATACTGACGACTATCATGTAGACGGCGCACAGAAAAATAGACCCACCTTGCTTTCTTGTGGAAAGAAGAGTACAATGTCCTCAGCAAATGGCAAATCCATGGACATGAGCCTCAGCCACAACACAAGCATCGCAAGAGAGTTAGAAATGCCATGCGCTGGCCAAATCACTGATTTTAGCGTTATGTCATCAGTGCTCAGCTCAGATCCTTCTTTCAACAACTTGCTCCGTTCAAAGTCACATGGATCAAATGTGAGACAACACGAAACCATATTCGAAACTAAAATGTCCCTGATTAAAACCCAGAAGGTAGATGTGGACAAGGAAAATCAAGCTCCAATTTTGGTTCATTCTGAAACGGGGAAATCACCCCATAACGGCAAGAATATTGGACTCTCTCACGATGACGATGGCAAGATGAATGTGACAGTTACTCACACGAACCACGTTGCAGGATTGAATGATGACCCAGATGATCCTTTTCAGTGTCTTTTTCCCCAACAAGAAATGTATTCCCAATGTGATACTGCATCACAAGCAAGACACACCAGAATAACAATGGGATCATCCAATCCAAAAG CAGCAGCGTTTGGAAACAG GTTGGAGAAGGAAAATGCTGGAGAAGCGACCCTTCAGATAGCTG ATAAAAACTCTTTAAAGTACCATTCTTTCCATGCACTTCAAGAGCAACGG gacaATTCTAAAGAAAAATCCACAGAGAAAGCAACCGGTTTCATTGCAGATGACACCTGTCTGGACATGGCGCAGAGTTGTACTGCTAAAATCACAGGAGCGCTGCCCCCTCCTCCAGCTCCAAATTTCAACCATTTTCTTTGTGAAGGAAAAACTGCCCTTTTAGCGCCATCAATGGAAAAGAAACACAGAGCGACTATTGGCCaccctctttcatctagaataAGTTTGGACCCCAAATTTGAAAAATTCCTTGCAAACATCTTTAAAACAGATGGCCCCAGAGTCAATCCTGGACATGCCAGAATGACTCGGGTTAACCCTCTGGTTAGGGCAAATGAGCAACCTTTCAACGGAGATCCAATGCATTCCAAAGAGGACCTGAGCATGAATATGACAGAATTTCAAAGAGACATTGTTACACGGATTGATAAGCCTCTCCAATGTCTCCTACCTACACAATTAATACACCCTAAAGGACAACAAGCCACATTTCATCAGCTGTTCTCTGATGAACAGAGGTCATCTTataatacag GAAAGGGAATTGGGACATCCGACAATTCCAACTTGGATGTGACTCAAAGTGGCTCTGTCAATACTCCTCGTATTTTCACAATGCAGTCACGCAAAATTCTGGACAGTTTGCCTAGCAGTGATGAGAGAACCGTCAGGTTCACAGCAAATGACGCCGCAATGGATATGACCCAAAGTCTTACCGTAAACATTGACCTGCCTTTTGAACCAAGCGCACACAAAAGTGTCCCCTTTATAAATGCTGGAGGAGAGAATACCATCAGGTTTTCAGCAAATGACGCAGCCATGGATATGACGCAAAGTCTGACTGCGATGATCGATACTCCCTTTGAAGGAGGAGCACCTAAAAGTGTCCCCTTTGTGCACGCTGGAGGAGAGAATACCATCAGGTTTTCAGAAAATGACGCAGCCATGGATATGACGCAAAACCTCACAACAGTAATTGACACTCAGTCCGAAGCGGGGGCGCACAAAGAAGTCCACTCTGTACCtattgggggagaaaaaaccaTCAG GTTTTCAGCAAATGACGCAGCCATGGACATGACGCAAAGCCTCACTGCAATGATCGATACTCCCTTGGACCCAGAAGCACACAAAAATCACTCTGTAGCtactggaggagaaaaaaacatcagtttTTCAGCAAGTGACGCGGCGATGGATGTGACGCAAAGAAAAAGATCTTTATCAGTACTCAGTTTCAATCCAGGACAAAATACCTTTTGCAATACAGGTTTCCCTTGGCCTCACCGCGTGGTCACCAAAGTAGATCCTCCGGCAGAACCGTCCTTCGGAAAAGCTGTTGACACAAACTGCTTCATGCCAGCCCAACTTAAAACATTGTATGTGGATGATAAATGCAAAGTCCCAGGAGTTACTACTCTCCATGACAGCCTTTTAAGTACACAAAAGAACGCGGACGGCACTTTACCTGGAGTAGATGTAAGTATCAACCCGACAGATGTTCAAACAGACTCATCAACACAACGCCCATATGCTGATGTTGGAGGCACCCAAGCGATGACTTCACAGCAGACCTTTCGAAAGCTTGGTCGAGATGTAGAGGAAAGTCCAGATGCTGTCAACTCCGAAGAAACCCAAAGTCGCAAAGAAGCCGAATCAATGAATGAAACCAGTTCTTTGTCGCAGAAGTTAAATTCACCCGGTGCAGGCGACGACGGCAGAGATTCAAGTCAGTCTGCACGATTCCGCATTGCTGATCTCCAGTTAAAAGTGAGGCGCTTGAGTCAGATGGTAAGTGCGACCTCCGAGACTAATTTGGAGGCTGGcactgacaaaaacacaaaagaagagCACAAAGAGTCTGAATTTGTGCCGGACGTTCAACCGGGCTTAAGagacacagaggatgaggatACGCGATATGGTCTGCAAGGCTACACCGCTGTGGGAACGCCTTTCAAGCTGAAGACTCCAGAGCTGATGTCGAGACTGTCCACGAGAGGCTTTAAGCCAAAACTGCCACAAAGAAGCAGAGCTGACGAACCAAAGAAGGCGGCAGACTCCGCCTCTGGCATTTCTCAGGAAAAATCAGCAGGGAGGACGGCGACCGACGTGACCAGTACACTCAACAAATGGAATGATGACGACGTCAGTGACATTCATGATGAAGAGCTTGGTAGCTGCGAAGATTTCTCCGACACATTGGACAACAAAATCTCGGAAAACGCAATCCCTTTTGAAGACTTCAACGTCGATGAAACCTCACCGGACAatgtttttcaagaaaatagCCCAAACGGCGCCCAAGGGATAAAGAGACGCTTGCCATCCGACGAAAACCAGACGGGGGCcgaaaagaaaatgaaggcaTCCAGTGTGATGTTACCAGAGGCTGTTGCAACC GAAATACCCGCTCATGTTCCGGAATACGATCGTGTGAACACCACCACAGTTCCATCATCAAACCAGACGATGGATTCCTCCAACAGCAGCCGAAGTGATGCTACATTCAATTCCA CTTTTAAACACAGCATGTTGGAATCCCACCTTGAAGACAGGGATGTGCAG AAATTAAATGATGGCAGCATCACGGCGCGAGAGTTCTTTAAACTCTTCAACATAGACTTTGTGATCCATAAACCCCGGCAAAGCGTCCTTCCCAGCAGA GTTGGACGTGGCACCGGTTGCTCAGCAATAGATGTATTAAAAAACAGACATATAAATCATCCTAAACTAATTGTCTATGAAGCCGATTTCGAGATTGTCTCTCAGAAGATGGAAGG ATTGAATTGCAGAATATTGGATTTAAACAAACCACTCAAGGTGATCAATCAAGATTTGTGGGCagatgtgaaaaaatcttcagaaAAGGAG ATCAGATCTTTGGGCGTGAAgctaaaagaaagaaacaatttCTTCAGAAAGATGAGCAAAGTCCGCGCACATGAAATGAAGTCCGTCCTGTACTCGTCTCTTGTACAGACTCTTGCG GACGAGCAACAGAAATTCAAAAGTGCAGTTGAATCTAATGAGATGATCCAAATTCTGGACGATTGTATTGGTGATTTGGAAGCAG AGCTAGCAGCAGTCGAGGAAAAAGGAACTGAAAACATGCCAAGTCTGAAGTCACTCCAGGAAG AAATTAAGAAAGTCAACGAGGCTTTAGACGACAAAAACCG ACAATTGCATGAACTGGAGGTGCAAAAGAAGCAAGCTCCAGGGAAATTGAGGAGTCTGAAAGCTGAGACAAGAAACCTTGAGAGCTTCATCGGCACACTTCATAc GCTGACTGAATGGAGGTTTCGAGAGAAGACGGAAAACTACACCGTGTACACTTTCCTCAACGACACATTGCATTTGCAGCTGGTGCACGCAG GAAACGGCACTGAAAAGGAACCGGAGTGTAAAACTGCACAAGTGAATTTCCAATTTCTTCTTCATG ATGAGAATTCAGAAAACCACGCGTGCTTGGTTCACAAACTGCTCTCTCAGCACATCAAGGGTGAAACGGCCTGGGTTGAGAGATACCCAACGAGTAGCTACATTCCAAAG TTGCTCCATGATGTGTCCTCGGTGGTGAGTACCTGCCGCCTCTTGGGGGAGGAGTTACGAATGCTGAAAATGTGGGGAGGTTTACGGCTGAATATCGTGGATATTTGCTGTGAGGACACTCG agTAAATCTTGTCTTCAGCAGTCTGAGGAAGCGTTGCAAGTTTGAGGTCACCTTGTCAGTCACCTTAGCCAACCACCTGTATGTTCTTCAAGTGCATGGCTTCAACAacgtcatcggagacacaac GGCCAAGCAGATTGAGCGGATTGTGGAATCATTCACTCCAGCCAAGAAGCTCTTGACAAAAATTGTCAAAAAGATTCATTGTGAtgtacttgtttga
- the knl1 gene encoding uncharacterized protein knl1 isoform X1: MELLDSGKNDENSGYFSRRRISSILKDPWKSTRFSDPEQQENEVECAKPVGKRNSRRVSFAPANDVLLYSKDAKHASPVRGPFQELMSTAIPAQNGVQGSVGEEGIVQQIMGMEPLITAPLHAYDVKGNANFELGEGFGEKTVMYNEDDDFMEMTQSHTINIVDTDDYHVDGAQKNRPTLLSCGKKSTMSSANGKSMDMSLSHNTSIARELEMPCAGQITDFSVMSSVLSSDPSFNNLLRSKSHGSNVRQHETIFETKMSLIKTQKVDVDKENQAPILVHSETGKSPHNGKNIGLSHDDDGKMNVTVTHTNHVAGLNDDPDDPFQCLFPQQEMYSQCDTASQARHTRITMGSSNPKAAAFGNRLEKENAGEATLQIADKNSLKYHSFHALQEQRDNSKEKSTEKATGFIADDTCLDMAQSCTAKITGALPPPPAPNFNHFLCEGKTALLAPSMEKKHRATIGHPLSSRISLDPKFEKFLANIFKTDGPRVNPGHARMTRVNPLVRANEQPFNGDPMHSKEDLSMNMTEFQRDIVTRIDKPLQCLLPTQLIHPKGQQATFHQLFSDEQRSSYNTGKGIGTSDNSNLDVTQSGSVNTPRIFTMQSRKILDSLPSSDERTVRFTANDAAMDMTQSLTVNIDLPFEPSAHKSVPFINAGGENTIRFSANDAAMDMTQSLTAMIDTPFEGGAPKSVPFVHAGGENTIRFSENDAAMDMTQNLTTVIDTQSEAGAHKEVHSVPIGGEKTIRFSANDAAMDMTQSLTAMIDTPFEAGANKSVPFVHAGGENTMRFSANDAAMDMTQSLTAMIDTPLDPEAHKNHSVATGGEKNISFSASDAAMDVTQRKRSLSVLSFNPGQNTFCNTGFPWPHRVVTKVDPPAEPSFGKAVDTNCFMPAQLKTLYVDDKCKVPGVTTLHDSLLSTQKNADGTLPGVDVSINPTDVQTDSSTQRPYADVGGTQAMTSQQTFRKLGRDVEESPDAVNSEETQSRKEAESMNETSSLSQKLNSPGAGDDGRDSSQSARFRIADLQLKVRRLSQMVSATSETNLEAGTDKNTKEEHKESEFVPDVQPGLRDTEDEDTRYGLQGYTAVGTPFKLKTPELMSRLSTRGFKPKLPQRSRADEPKKAADSASGISQEKSAGRTATDVTSTLNKWNDDDVSDIHDEELGSCEDFSDTLDNKISENAIPFEDFNVDETSPDNVFQENSPNGAQGIKRRLPSDENQTGAEKKMKASSVMLPEAVATEIPAHVPEYDRVNTTTVPSSNQTMDSSNSSRSDATFNSTFKHSMLESHLEDRDVQKLNDGSITAREFFKLFNIDFVIHKPRQSVLPSRVGRGTGCSAIDVLKNRHINHPKLIVYEADFEIVSQKMEGLNCRILDLNKPLKVINQDLWADVKKSSEKEIRSLGVKLKERNNFFRKMSKVRAHEMKSVLYSSLVQTLADEQQKFKSAVESNEMIQILDDCIGDLEAELAAVEEKGTENMPSLKSLQEEIKKVNEALDDKNRQLHELEVQKKQAPGKLRSLKAETRNLESFIGTLHTLTEWRFREKTENYTVYTFLNDTLHLQLVHAGNGTEKEPECKTAQVNFQFLLHDENSENHACLVHKLLSQHIKGETAWVERYPTSSYIPKLLHDVSSVVSTCRLLGEELRMLKMWGGLRLNIVDICCEDTRVNLVFSSLRKRCKFEVTLSVTLANHLYVLQVHGFNNVIGDTTAKQIERIVESFTPAKKLLTKIVKKIHCDVLV, from the exons ATGGAGCTCCTGGACTCTGGCAAGAATGA TGAAAACAGCGGATACTTCTCCAGGAGACGCATTTCTTCT ATCCTTAAAGACCCATGGAAATCAACAAGATTCTCAGATCCAGAGCAACAGGAAAATGAG GTTGAGTGTGCCAAACCGGTAGGAAAAAGAAATTCCAGAAGGGTTAGCTTTGCACCAGCCAATGATGTCCTTCTTTATTCCAa GGATGCGAAACATGCCTCCCCTGTTCGCGGTCCATTCCAAGAGTTAATGTCTACAG CGATACCAGCACAAAATGG TGTCCAGGGGTCCGTTGGTGAAGAGGGGATCGTTCAACAAATAATGG GAATGGAACCGCTGATAACCGCACCTCTTCATGCCTATGATGTAAAAGGAAAT GCCAACTTTGAACTTGGGGAAGGCTTTGGAGAGAAAACCGTGATGTATAATGAGGATGATGACTTCATGGAAATGACCCAGAGTCACACTATCAACATCGTTGATACTGACGACTATCATGTAGACGGCGCACAGAAAAATAGACCCACCTTGCTTTCTTGTGGAAAGAAGAGTACAATGTCCTCAGCAAATGGCAAATCCATGGACATGAGCCTCAGCCACAACACAAGCATCGCAAGAGAGTTAGAAATGCCATGCGCTGGCCAAATCACTGATTTTAGCGTTATGTCATCAGTGCTCAGCTCAGATCCTTCTTTCAACAACTTGCTCCGTTCAAAGTCACATGGATCAAATGTGAGACAACACGAAACCATATTCGAAACTAAAATGTCCCTGATTAAAACCCAGAAGGTAGATGTGGACAAGGAAAATCAAGCTCCAATTTTGGTTCATTCTGAAACGGGGAAATCACCCCATAACGGCAAGAATATTGGACTCTCTCACGATGACGATGGCAAGATGAATGTGACAGTTACTCACACGAACCACGTTGCAGGATTGAATGATGACCCAGATGATCCTTTTCAGTGTCTTTTTCCCCAACAAGAAATGTATTCCCAATGTGATACTGCATCACAAGCAAGACACACCAGAATAACAATGGGATCATCCAATCCAAAAG CAGCAGCGTTTGGAAACAG GTTGGAGAAGGAAAATGCTGGAGAAGCGACCCTTCAGATAGCTG ATAAAAACTCTTTAAAGTACCATTCTTTCCATGCACTTCAAGAGCAACGG gacaATTCTAAAGAAAAATCCACAGAGAAAGCAACCGGTTTCATTGCAGATGACACCTGTCTGGACATGGCGCAGAGTTGTACTGCTAAAATCACAGGAGCGCTGCCCCCTCCTCCAGCTCCAAATTTCAACCATTTTCTTTGTGAAGGAAAAACTGCCCTTTTAGCGCCATCAATGGAAAAGAAACACAGAGCGACTATTGGCCaccctctttcatctagaataAGTTTGGACCCCAAATTTGAAAAATTCCTTGCAAACATCTTTAAAACAGATGGCCCCAGAGTCAATCCTGGACATGCCAGAATGACTCGGGTTAACCCTCTGGTTAGGGCAAATGAGCAACCTTTCAACGGAGATCCAATGCATTCCAAAGAGGACCTGAGCATGAATATGACAGAATTTCAAAGAGACATTGTTACACGGATTGATAAGCCTCTCCAATGTCTCCTACCTACACAATTAATACACCCTAAAGGACAACAAGCCACATTTCATCAGCTGTTCTCTGATGAACAGAGGTCATCTTataatacag GAAAGGGAATTGGGACATCCGACAATTCCAACTTGGATGTGACTCAAAGTGGCTCTGTCAATACTCCTCGTATTTTCACAATGCAGTCACGCAAAATTCTGGACAGTTTGCCTAGCAGTGATGAGAGAACCGTCAGGTTCACAGCAAATGACGCCGCAATGGATATGACCCAAAGTCTTACCGTAAACATTGACCTGCCTTTTGAACCAAGCGCACACAAAAGTGTCCCCTTTATAAATGCTGGAGGAGAGAATACCATCAGGTTTTCAGCAAATGACGCAGCCATGGATATGACGCAAAGTCTGACTGCGATGATCGATACTCCCTTTGAAGGAGGAGCACCTAAAAGTGTCCCCTTTGTGCACGCTGGAGGAGAGAATACCATCAGGTTTTCAGAAAATGACGCAGCCATGGATATGACGCAAAACCTCACAACAGTAATTGACACTCAGTCCGAAGCGGGGGCGCACAAAGAAGTCCACTCTGTACCtattgggggagaaaaaaccaTCAGGTTTTCCGCAAATGACGCAGCCATGGATATGACGCAAAGCCTCACTGCAATGATCGACACTCCCTTTGAAGCAGGAGCAAACAAAAGTGTCCCCTTTGTGCATGCTGGAGGAGAGAATACCATGAGGTTTTCAGCAAATGACGCAGCCATGGACATGACGCAAAGCCTCACTGCAATGATCGATACTCCCTTGGACCCAGAAGCACACAAAAATCACTCTGTAGCtactggaggagaaaaaaacatcagtttTTCAGCAAGTGACGCGGCGATGGATGTGACGCAAAGAAAAAGATCTTTATCAGTACTCAGTTTCAATCCAGGACAAAATACCTTTTGCAATACAGGTTTCCCTTGGCCTCACCGCGTGGTCACCAAAGTAGATCCTCCGGCAGAACCGTCCTTCGGAAAAGCTGTTGACACAAACTGCTTCATGCCAGCCCAACTTAAAACATTGTATGTGGATGATAAATGCAAAGTCCCAGGAGTTACTACTCTCCATGACAGCCTTTTAAGTACACAAAAGAACGCGGACGGCACTTTACCTGGAGTAGATGTAAGTATCAACCCGACAGATGTTCAAACAGACTCATCAACACAACGCCCATATGCTGATGTTGGAGGCACCCAAGCGATGACTTCACAGCAGACCTTTCGAAAGCTTGGTCGAGATGTAGAGGAAAGTCCAGATGCTGTCAACTCCGAAGAAACCCAAAGTCGCAAAGAAGCCGAATCAATGAATGAAACCAGTTCTTTGTCGCAGAAGTTAAATTCACCCGGTGCAGGCGACGACGGCAGAGATTCAAGTCAGTCTGCACGATTCCGCATTGCTGATCTCCAGTTAAAAGTGAGGCGCTTGAGTCAGATGGTAAGTGCGACCTCCGAGACTAATTTGGAGGCTGGcactgacaaaaacacaaaagaagagCACAAAGAGTCTGAATTTGTGCCGGACGTTCAACCGGGCTTAAGagacacagaggatgaggatACGCGATATGGTCTGCAAGGCTACACCGCTGTGGGAACGCCTTTCAAGCTGAAGACTCCAGAGCTGATGTCGAGACTGTCCACGAGAGGCTTTAAGCCAAAACTGCCACAAAGAAGCAGAGCTGACGAACCAAAGAAGGCGGCAGACTCCGCCTCTGGCATTTCTCAGGAAAAATCAGCAGGGAGGACGGCGACCGACGTGACCAGTACACTCAACAAATGGAATGATGACGACGTCAGTGACATTCATGATGAAGAGCTTGGTAGCTGCGAAGATTTCTCCGACACATTGGACAACAAAATCTCGGAAAACGCAATCCCTTTTGAAGACTTCAACGTCGATGAAACCTCACCGGACAatgtttttcaagaaaatagCCCAAACGGCGCCCAAGGGATAAAGAGACGCTTGCCATCCGACGAAAACCAGACGGGGGCcgaaaagaaaatgaaggcaTCCAGTGTGATGTTACCAGAGGCTGTTGCAACC GAAATACCCGCTCATGTTCCGGAATACGATCGTGTGAACACCACCACAGTTCCATCATCAAACCAGACGATGGATTCCTCCAACAGCAGCCGAAGTGATGCTACATTCAATTCCA CTTTTAAACACAGCATGTTGGAATCCCACCTTGAAGACAGGGATGTGCAG AAATTAAATGATGGCAGCATCACGGCGCGAGAGTTCTTTAAACTCTTCAACATAGACTTTGTGATCCATAAACCCCGGCAAAGCGTCCTTCCCAGCAGA GTTGGACGTGGCACCGGTTGCTCAGCAATAGATGTATTAAAAAACAGACATATAAATCATCCTAAACTAATTGTCTATGAAGCCGATTTCGAGATTGTCTCTCAGAAGATGGAAGG ATTGAATTGCAGAATATTGGATTTAAACAAACCACTCAAGGTGATCAATCAAGATTTGTGGGCagatgtgaaaaaatcttcagaaAAGGAG ATCAGATCTTTGGGCGTGAAgctaaaagaaagaaacaatttCTTCAGAAAGATGAGCAAAGTCCGCGCACATGAAATGAAGTCCGTCCTGTACTCGTCTCTTGTACAGACTCTTGCG GACGAGCAACAGAAATTCAAAAGTGCAGTTGAATCTAATGAGATGATCCAAATTCTGGACGATTGTATTGGTGATTTGGAAGCAG AGCTAGCAGCAGTCGAGGAAAAAGGAACTGAAAACATGCCAAGTCTGAAGTCACTCCAGGAAG AAATTAAGAAAGTCAACGAGGCTTTAGACGACAAAAACCG ACAATTGCATGAACTGGAGGTGCAAAAGAAGCAAGCTCCAGGGAAATTGAGGAGTCTGAAAGCTGAGACAAGAAACCTTGAGAGCTTCATCGGCACACTTCATAc GCTGACTGAATGGAGGTTTCGAGAGAAGACGGAAAACTACACCGTGTACACTTTCCTCAACGACACATTGCATTTGCAGCTGGTGCACGCAG GAAACGGCACTGAAAAGGAACCGGAGTGTAAAACTGCACAAGTGAATTTCCAATTTCTTCTTCATG ATGAGAATTCAGAAAACCACGCGTGCTTGGTTCACAAACTGCTCTCTCAGCACATCAAGGGTGAAACGGCCTGGGTTGAGAGATACCCAACGAGTAGCTACATTCCAAAG TTGCTCCATGATGTGTCCTCGGTGGTGAGTACCTGCCGCCTCTTGGGGGAGGAGTTACGAATGCTGAAAATGTGGGGAGGTTTACGGCTGAATATCGTGGATATTTGCTGTGAGGACACTCG agTAAATCTTGTCTTCAGCAGTCTGAGGAAGCGTTGCAAGTTTGAGGTCACCTTGTCAGTCACCTTAGCCAACCACCTGTATGTTCTTCAAGTGCATGGCTTCAACAacgtcatcggagacacaac GGCCAAGCAGATTGAGCGGATTGTGGAATCATTCACTCCAGCCAAGAAGCTCTTGACAAAAATTGTCAAAAAGATTCATTGTGAtgtacttgtttga